From the Daucus carota subsp. sativus chromosome 8, DH1 v3.0, whole genome shotgun sequence genome, one window contains:
- the LOC108199934 gene encoding large ribosomal subunit protein eL20z yields MGEDGKNSSRGFVDPPAAPPPTPYYYSTFQGVLNAQPQPPPQSLPPSQPVVGYPQPVPPVGYYSHGYQNVPGYVYPDERPYLEHRLPCCGMGVGWFLFICGFLFGTVPWYVGAILLLFVRMDYREKPGLIVCTLASVLATIAIMLGVTKATNAW; encoded by the exons ATGGGCGAAGACGGTAAGAACAGCAGCCGGGGCTTCGTGGATCCACCGGCGGCGCCGCCGCCAACTCCGTATTACTACAGCACGTTCCAAGGTGTTTTGAATGCTCAGCCTCAGCCTCCGCCTCAATCTCTGCCACCTTCTCAGCCGGTGGTCGGTTACCCTCAACCAGTACCTCCTGTTGGCTACTATTCTCATGGCTACCAAAATGTCCCAG GTTATGTATATCCTGATGAGAGACCATATTTAGAGCATCGACTCCCTTGCTGTGGCATGGGTGTCGGCTGGTTTTT GTTCATTTGTGGCTTCCTTTTTGGCACCGTTCCATGGTATGTTGGGGCTATTCTTCTACTATTTGTGCGGATGGACTACAGAGAAAAACCAGGACTTATAGTGTGCACATTAGCT TCCGTACTTGCTACAATTGCCATCATGCTTGGTGTGACAAAGGCAACCAATGCCTGGTGA
- the LOC108199974 gene encoding cytochrome P450 710A11 yields MNISFWEILATLTPYLLSILTFLIFLEQITYLKKKSTIPGPNLVFPFLGNAIPLVRNPTKFWDIQSLLAKSTPQGISANYIIGKFIVFIHSTDLSHKIFANVRPDAFHLVGHPFGKKLFGEHNLIYMMGQDHKDLRRRIAPNFTPRALSTYTHLQQAIILKHLKSWLSEGNKVTSVPIRIMCRDMNLETSQKVFVGPYLSIEAQERFNYDYNFFNVGLMKLPIDLPGFAFRNARLAVSRLIETLAGCAELSKEKMKGGDEPTCLIDFWMQETLREIESSTEKSPPHSSNLEIGGHIFDFLFAAQDASTSSLLWAVTLLDSHQDVLEKVRREVAGIWTPESGKYITAEQLREMKYTEAVAREVIRLKAPATMVPHIAGEDFALTKDYTIPKGTIVFPSVYESSFQGFPEPDRFDPDRFMPDRQEDIVYKRNFLAFGAGAHQCVGQRYALNHLVLFIAMFTSLIDFKRDRTDGCDDINYVPTICPKDDCRVFLSKRCTKFPDLK; encoded by the coding sequence ATGAATATTTCATTTTGGGAAATACTCGCTACTCTCACACCCTACCTCCTCTCCATACTCACCTTCCTCATTTTCCTGGAACAAATCACCTACTTAAAGAAAAAGTCCACCATTCCAGGCCCTAATCTAGTCTTTCCTTTCCTGGGCAACGCCATTCCCCTGGTACGCAATCCTACCAAGTTCTGGGACATTCAATCTCTTCTCGCTAAATCCACCCCCCAAGGCATTTCCGCCAATTATATCATAGGCAAATTCATCGTCTTCATCCACAGCACCGATCTCTCTCACAAAATCTTCGCCAATGTACGCCCTGACGCATTTCACCTCGTCGGCCATCCCTTCGGCAAAAAACTCTTCGGTGAACACAACCTGATTTACATGATGGGCCAAGACCACAAGGACTTACGACGTCGTATCGCGCCTAATTTCACACCCAGGGCTTTATCCACTTACACTCATCTCCAACAAGCTATCATTCTGAAGCACCTCAAATCATGGCTATCCGAAGGAAATAAAGTTACTTCTGTTCCGATTCGCATCATGTGCCGAGACATGAATCTCGAAACATCTCAGAAAGTATTCGTCGGTCCATATCTATCTATTGAAGCTCAGGAGCGATTCAATTACGATTacaatttcttcaatgttggcTTGATGAAGCTCCCGATTGACTTACCAGGATTCGCGTTCAGGAACGCTCGGCTCGCTGTTTCGAGGCTAATCGAGACGCTAGCTGGCTGCGCCGAACTGAGTAAGGAGAAAATGAAAGGCGGAGATGAGCCGACTTGCTTGATTGACTTCTGGATGCAAGAGACGCTCCGTGAAATCGAGTCGTCTACGGAGAAATCGCCGCCGCATTCGAGTAATCTCGAAATCGGCGGCCACATTTTCGATTTCCTCTTCGCCGCGCAGGACGCGTCGACGTCGTCTCTGCTCTGGGCGGTGACGCTGCTCGACTCGCACCAGGACGTGCTGGAGAAGGTCCGCCGCGAAGTCGCCGGAATTTGGACGCCGGAGTCGGGGAAGTACATAACGGCGGAGCAGCTGAGGGAAATGAAGTACACGGAGGCGGTGGCGCGTGAGGTGATCAGACTGAAGGCGCCGGCGACGATGGTCCCACACATTGCTGGCGAGGATTTCGCGTTGACCAAAGACTACACAATTCCCAAGGGAACCATCGTGTTCCCATCTGTTTACGAGTCATCGTTTCAAGGATTCCCTGAGCCGGACCGGTTCGACCCGGACCGGTTCATGCCAGATAGGCAAGAGGATATTGTGTATAAACGTAACTTTCTTGCTTTTGGGGCCGGGGCCCATCAGTGTGTGGGCCAGAGATACGCTTTAAACCATCTCGTCTTGTTTATTGCAATGTTTACATCGTTGATTGATTTTAAAAGGGATCGAACGGACGGCTGCGATGATATCAACTATGTGCCAACTATTTGTCCCAAGGATGATTGTAGAGTTTTTCTTTCCAAACGGTGCACAAAATTTCCGGATTTGAAATGA
- the LOC108197250 gene encoding F-box/kelch-repeat protein At3g23880, with the protein MAADWNNLPEELLVEVLARLPVKGLLQSKSVCKAWLGLISSRSFILTHLNHAAADPNNKTFIAHSYQVISPNHRISLLRLDDLDNPVNLEHPFPSSVSPGEMEVVGSCNGLLCLTDPLGHIRLWNPAMRRVRDISDFAISEVDSTGEVSVGFGHDGVSGDYKVVRIVWTSRSEKSPGRVEVYSFNQASWREIEVEVDFELIHGSCRVIVKGNPYWMALAHRWEVHKQFFVSFDVHNEVFSKIPWPDQCMNPNGRRQGYGTLTEFQESFAVAVGKYVEGRILEVSIWVMDDNTGGEYSWTKKISVGPILGVNRLVGCLKNGEIVGENNIERQLILCDSTTQEIKQTQVRIRTLGVHNYVESLVN; encoded by the coding sequence ATGGCTGCAGACTGGAATAATTTACCAGAAGAATTGCTAGTAGAAGTACTAGCAAGACTCCCGGTTAAAGGTCTTCTGCAGTCCAAGTCAGTCTGTAAGGCCTGGCTGGGTCTGATCTCGAGCCGGAGTTTCATCCTGACTCACCTCAATCATGCAGCTGCAGACCCAAATAACAAAACCTTCATTGCTCACAGTTACCAAGTGATATCCCCGAACCATAGAATCTCCCTCCTCCGTCTCGATGACCTGGACAACCCTGTCAATCTTGAGCACCCTTTTCCCAGTTCTGTCAGTCCCGGAGAAATGGAAGTTGTTGGTTCTTGCAACGGCTTGCTCTGTCTCACTGATCCTTTAGGCCATATTCGCCTCTGGAACCCTGCAATGAGACGAGTGAGGGACATTTCGGATTTTGCCATCAGTGAAGTTGATAGTACTGGTGAGGTTTCTGTGGGGTTTGGTCACGACGGGGTGTCAGGTGATTACAAGGTTGTGAGGATTGTGTGGACTAGTCGGTCTGAGAAGAGTCCCGGTCGGGTTGAGGTTTATTCGTTTAATCAGGCTTCGTGGAGGGAAATCGAGGTGGAAGTGGACTTTGAACTGATTCATGGTAGTTGCCGCGTAATTGTAAAGGGTAATCCTTATTGGATGGCATTAGCACATAGGTGGGAGGTTCATAAGCagttctttgtttcttttgatgTTCATAATGAGGTGTTTTCGAAGATTCCTTGGCCTGATCAGTGTATGAACCCGAACGGACGGAGGCAGGGATACGGTACCTTAACGGAGTTTCAAGAATCTTTTGCCGTTGCTGTAGGAAAGTATGTCGAAGGTAGGATCTTGGAGGTTAGCATTTGGGTAATGGATGATAATACCggtggagaatattcttggacGAAAAAGATCAGTGTTGGACCAATTTTGGGTGTTAACAGGCTAGTGGGGTGTCTAAAGAATGGTGAAATTGTGGGGGAAAATAATATTGAGAGACAGCTGATCTTATGTGACTCCACAACCCAAGAGATTAAGCAAACTCAAGTCCGGATACGAACTTTAGGAGTTCACAATTATGTGGAGAGTCTGGTGAACTAG
- the LOC108197528 gene encoding mitochondrial import inner membrane translocase subunit TIM22-4, whose amino-acid sequence MSTESENEAIKLPTSLDEPRVVEPMRLPTIEEVRGQDIWNNCAVRSVTSGVMGGALGLAMGLFLGALDNPIMQDEMSGKQQFIYTAKQMGRRSWGSCKTFAVMGFIFSATECVVEKVRAKHDMTNTVAAGCVTGGTLSAKGGPKAACMGCAGFAAFSVVIEKFLERHE is encoded by the exons ATGAGTACTGAGTCAGAAAATGAGGCCATTAAGTTACCTACCAGTTTGGATGAACCTCGTGTTGTGGAGCCAATGCGGTTGCCTACCATTGAAGAAGTTCGAGGACAAGACATTTGGAACAACTGCGCTGTGCGTAGCGTCACAAGTGGAGTAATGG GAGGTGCACTGGGATTGGCCATGGGATTGTTTCTAGGAGCATTAGACAATCCCATAATGCAAGATGAAATGTCTGGTAAGCAGCAATTCATTTATACTGCGAAGCAGATGGGTCGGAGGAGCTGGGGTTCCTGCAAGACTTTTGCTGTAATGGGTTTTATTTTCTCGGCTACTGAATGTGTTGTGGAGAAG GTCCGTGCAAAACATGACATGACAAATACAGTTGCTGCGGGATGTGTAACTGGAGGGACATTGTCGGCAAAAG GTGGTCCAAAAGCTGCATGCATGGGATGTGCAGGCTTCGCAGCATTTTCAGTTGTAATAGAGAAGTTCTTGGAAAGACACGAGTAA